Proteins from one Anastrepha obliqua isolate idAnaObli1 chromosome 2, idAnaObli1_1.0, whole genome shotgun sequence genomic window:
- the LOC129239412 gene encoding uncharacterized protein LOC129239412 isoform X2, translated as MNFSQKLIVQLIECLKNEPALWQIKNENYKNKIEKTLAWDRILETYRKSDPHATIDELKKKIASLRASHRRELQKIRKTKRSRAGADAIYVPSLWYFEHLDFLRHQKNRIEGAATSDKSSIMKSRLQLSSSLGHFLAPIKLDTIPSDLCLVRSTHTVHKSIKHHFAAIVVLLTWETKKRMTRLSLQLFTLDQEKKRKKGKQPNTSKKKESR; from the exons ATGAACTTCAGTCAGAAACTAATAGTGCAATTAATTGAGTGCTTAAAAAACGAGCCAGCattatggcaaataaaaaatgaaaactataaaaacaaaatcgaaaaaacccTTGCATGGGATAGAATTTTAGAAACTTATAGAAAAAGTGATCCCCATGCCACAATAGACGAGctcaaaaagaaaattgcttCACTGCGTGCATCGCACAGGCGTGaacttcaaaaaataagaaaaacgaaAAGATCTAGAGCTGGCGCAGATGCTATTTATGTACCATCGTTATGGTATTTTGAACACCTCGATTTTTTGCGTCACCAGAAGAACCGAATCGAAGGAGCTGCTACTTCTGACAAATCTTCGATAATGAAAag tcgcTTGCAGCTTTCTTCCTCTCTTGGGCATTTCTTGGCACCGATAAAGCTGGACACAATTCCCAGCGATTTGTGCCTAGTCCGTAGCACACACACTGTACACAAATCCATAAAGCATCATTTCGCTGCGATCGTCGTACTGTTAACATGGGAAACAAAAAAGCGGATGACACGATTGAGCTTGCAGTTATTTACATTGgatcaagaaaaaaaacgaaaaaaaggaaaacag CCCAACACGTCCAAGAAAAAGGAAAGCAGATGA
- the LOC129239508 gene encoding uncharacterized protein LOC129239508, producing the protein MPPPDPPKIQRLPFKDASLNKEEIFSFAAQKFEEMTKTFQEEHSILRAQLIAVEQALDKQKVVIRQIQRQQAEELPLHINFPINSEQELVKLNAEINDNNRNSYIKTMRIILQPGVLKSMNCILTDQLAMEFNVDGVQGKKSLKSFNKFYGALLESIEVSDTLGSAESQLREAIKLQKKRHFRNLAFKNK; encoded by the exons atgccaCCACCAGATCCACCAAAAATTCAGCGACTGCCGTTCAAAG ACGCCTCTCTCAACAAAGAAGAAATTTTTTCGTTTGCGGCTCAAAAATTTGAGGAGATGACGA AAACATTCCAAGAAGAACATTCTATTTTGCGGG cacaGCTAATAGCTGTAGAGCAGGCGCTCGATAAGCAGAAAGTCGTAATTCGCCAAATTCAGCGCCAGCAAGCAGAAGAGCTGCCACTGCACATTAATTTCCCTATTAATTCCGAGCAGGAGTTAGTCAAATTAAATGCGGAAATAAATGACAACAATAGGAACTCCTAT ATTAAAACAATGAGAATAATTTTGCAGCCAGGTGTACTTAAATCTATGAACTGCATTCTAACGGACCAACTAGCGATGGAGTTCAATGTGGATGGAGTGCAAGGAAAAAAGTCGTTGAAgagttttaacaaattttatggaGCTTTGCTGG aatCTATTGAAGTTTCAGACACCTTAGGATCTGCCGAATCGCAGCTACGCGAAGCTATTAAACTCCAAAAGAAAAGACATTTTAGAAATCTTGCTTTCAAAAACAAGTAG
- the LOC129239412 gene encoding uncharacterized protein LOC129239412 isoform X1: MNFSQKLIVQLIECLKNEPALWQIKNENYKNKIEKTLAWDRILETYRKSDPHATIDELKKKIASLRASHRRELQKIRKTKRSRAGADAIYVPSLWYFEHLDFLRHQKNRIEGAATSDKSSIMKSPTRPRKRKADEFSERAVRHLEKSDDQSMRDEAVIFADGWAVQYRKLDEDQKLFAKRIIDDALLKGQLGLLTYNSLVKIEQNHLTEDPRPFYSSSSYSSQNSL, translated from the exons ATGAACTTCAGTCAGAAACTAATAGTGCAATTAATTGAGTGCTTAAAAAACGAGCCAGCattatggcaaataaaaaatgaaaactataaaaacaaaatcgaaaaaacccTTGCATGGGATAGAATTTTAGAAACTTATAGAAAAAGTGATCCCCATGCCACAATAGACGAGctcaaaaagaaaattgcttCACTGCGTGCATCGCACAGGCGTGaacttcaaaaaataagaaaaacgaaAAGATCTAGAGCTGGCGCAGATGCTATTTATGTACCATCGTTATGGTATTTTGAACACCTCGATTTTTTGCGTCACCAGAAGAACCGAATCGAAGGAGCTGCTACTTCTGACAAATCTTCGATAATGAAAag CCCAACACGTCCAAGAAAAAGGAAAGCAGATGAATTTTCGGAGCGAGCAGTGAGACATTTAGAGAAATCTGACGATCAGTCGATGAGAGACGAAGCTGTCATTTTTGCAGATGGGTGGGCAGTGCAATATCGCAAACTAGACGAAgatcaaaaattgtttgcaaaacGCATTATTGATGATGCACTGCTTAAAGGCCAGCTGGGTCTTCTTACTTACAACAGTCTCGTGAAAATAGAACAAAATCATTTAACGGAAGATCCACGCCCTTTTTACAGTTCGAGCTCTTATTCTAGCCAGAATTCACTGTAA